CCGGGCTAACGGCATTAATTCTGATTTTTTTCGCGGCTAATTCTGCGGCAAATGTTTTTACAAAAGACTGTACTGCTGCTTTGGCTGCCGAATAGACTGCGGCGTGCGGCATCCCGATCTCGGTTACTATGGAAGTATTCAGAACAATACTTCCGCCGGCCTTCATTAATGGCAGTAGCTGCTGTACGGTAAATAGCGTACCTTTTACAAGTACATTGAACTGCTCGTCAAAATGATTTTCATCGATAGCTTCAATAGGAGCATATTTCCCAAAACCGGCATTAACATATAGTATGTCAATATGAGGACTGATTGCCTGTGTTTTTTGGGCCAGTTGCAATAAGTCGTCCATCTTTCCGGCATCGGAAACAAAACCTTTGGCCTGTCTGCCAAGCTCCTGCAGTGTAGTGGTTAGCGTGTCCTGGAAGCGCCCGGTAATAATCACCGAAGCACCGTTACTAATAAAATCTATAGCAGTAGCTTTTCCGATACCGCTGGTAGCACCGGTTATAAAGGCTACCTTACCGTTTAATTTTGTCATCGTTTTAAAGATTTAAAGTGATGTTGCAAAATTGCTCCGGTTGGAGCTGTCATAAAACCCGATTCTTGCGGAATAGAAGATGAAGTAGAAGTAAGAGGTGTG
This region of Flavobacterium inviolabile genomic DNA includes:
- a CDS encoding SDR family oxidoreductase; the encoded protein is MTKLNGKVAFITGATSGIGKATAIDFISNGASVIITGRFQDTLTTTLQELGRQAKGFVSDAGKMDDLLQLAQKTQAISPHIDILYVNAGFGKYAPIEAIDENHFDEQFNVLVKGTLFTVQQLLPLMKAGGSIVLNTSIVTEIGMPHAAVYSAAKAAVQSFVKTFAAELAAKKIRINAVSPGPIVTNYFDRSNLTAAQYQGMTDYVLPQVPLARFGQPQEVAKVVTFLASDEASFIHGTEVFVDGGFPRIKGN